A genomic segment from Bacillota bacterium encodes:
- a CDS encoding DinB family protein, with protein MTMPIEFGVALAETMQRLFLKENMYWHGPLWKHVADLSVEQALWRPAPDRHCIWEHLRHIHFWRQRVITRFSGGTVPDWRPYNWTLPDPADEAAWQADLADLEKVQEALVGLCKAVKAEDLLAGNGDNEETFRRFVILVGLLSHDSYHTGQIALLRALMGLPPIE; from the coding sequence ATGACGATGCCGATCGAGTTCGGTGTGGCTCTGGCGGAGACCATGCAACGCCTGTTCCTTAAGGAAAACATGTACTGGCACGGCCCCCTGTGGAAGCACGTGGCCGACCTGTCGGTGGAGCAGGCGCTCTGGCGTCCCGCGCCGGACCGCCACTGCATCTGGGAGCACCTCCGGCACATTCACTTCTGGCGACAACGGGTGATAACCCGCTTCTCGGGAGGAACCGTGCCCGACTGGAGGCCCTATAATTGGACGCTCCCGGACCCGGCCGATGAGGCGGCGTGGCAAGCTGATCTCGCTGACCTCGAGAAGGTTCAAGAGGCCCTGGTCGGGTTGTGCAAGGCCGTCAAGGCGGAGGACCTGCTGGCCGGAAATGGAGATAACGAAGAGACATTCAGGCGGTTCGTGATCCTGGTCGGCCTGCTGAGCCACGACAGCTACCACACGGGGCAGATCGCTCTGCTGCGTGCGTTGATGGGCCTGCCGCCGATCGAGTAA